In Sporichthya polymorpha DSM 43042, a genomic segment contains:
- a CDS encoding alpha/beta fold hydrolase has product MPPISYVTVHGYRRAFRTAGSGPPLLLLHGIGDSSDTWDPVIDSLAEHYTVIAPDLLGHGRSDRPRADYSIAAFACGMRDLISVLGFDRVTVCGHSLGGGVAMQFAYQFPERCERLVLVCTGGVGPKTHPLFHLVATPGVETLLPLLRLPGVRTAGSVGLRVLRWLDTDLGRDAGDLMRLFDALPDSPARSAFLRTLRAAVDRRGQVITMLDRCYLAEGMPTLLIWGARDAIIPVDQAHLVHEAMPGSRLEIFADAGHFPHHTDPERFLAVLRDFLDTTEPADYSSAQWRTLLRTGRGMPGPGATLAAVPDPAEDATIGA; this is encoded by the coding sequence GTGCCCCCGATCTCGTACGTCACCGTCCACGGGTACCGCCGCGCGTTCCGCACCGCCGGGAGCGGCCCGCCCCTGCTGCTTCTCCACGGCATCGGCGACAGCTCCGACACCTGGGATCCGGTGATCGACTCCCTCGCCGAGCACTACACCGTGATCGCCCCCGACCTACTCGGGCACGGACGCTCCGACCGGCCCCGGGCCGACTACTCGATCGCCGCCTTCGCCTGCGGGATGCGCGACCTGATCAGCGTCCTGGGCTTCGACCGCGTCACCGTCTGCGGGCACTCGCTCGGCGGCGGCGTGGCCATGCAGTTCGCCTACCAGTTCCCGGAGCGCTGCGAACGCCTCGTGCTCGTGTGCACCGGCGGCGTCGGACCCAAGACGCACCCGCTGTTCCACCTGGTCGCGACGCCCGGCGTCGAGACGCTCCTGCCGCTGCTGCGCCTGCCGGGGGTGCGGACGGCCGGATCGGTCGGCCTTCGGGTGCTGCGGTGGCTCGACACCGACCTCGGCCGCGACGCCGGTGACCTGATGCGCCTGTTCGACGCCCTGCCCGACTCACCGGCGCGCAGCGCGTTCCTGCGGACGTTGCGCGCGGCCGTAGACCGGCGCGGGCAGGTCATCACGATGCTCGACCGCTGCTACCTCGCCGAGGGCATGCCGACGCTGCTCATCTGGGGCGCCCGCGACGCGATCATCCCCGTCGACCAGGCCCACCTCGTCCACGAGGCGATGCCGGGCAGCCGGCTCGAGATCTTCGCCGACGCCGGTCACTTCCCGCACCACACCGACCCGGAGCGTTTCCTCGCCGTCCTCCGCGACTTCCTCGACACCACCGAGCCCGCCGACTACAGCTCCGCCCAGTGGCGCACGCTGCTCCGCACCGGCCGCGGCATGCCCGGTCCGGGCGCCACGCTCGCCGCCGTCCCCGATCCCGCCGAGGACGCGACGATCGGGGCCTGA